Below is a genomic region from Ammonifex degensii KC4.
GGCTCGTTCAGGTCGTTAAAAACCTTTCCCCTGCCTCCTTCCTTAATTGCGAGGAGCAGGAATTGGCCGAAATCTTGCGCCCGGTGGGGCTGCACCGGCGCAAGGCGAAGCTTCTACGCACTTTGGCTCGGGAGGTAGTCGATTTCGACCTTAAAGCCCTTAGCAATCTTCCCACCTTCGAGGCCCGCCAGCGGCTTTTAAGGCTCCCCGGCGTGGGACCCAAGACGGCGGACGTCCTGCTTCTGCACCTTGGACACCCCCTTTTCCCGGTGGACACCCACATTGCCCGTATAACTTGGCGGCTTTCCTGGGCCAAGAGACCGTGCTACGAGGAGATACAAAAGGTCTGGATGGAGCTCTTTTCTCCTGAAGATTACCAGGAAGCCCATCTGCGCCTCATCCAGTGGGGTCGGGAGATCTGCCAGGCCAGAAAACCACGCTGTTTTACCTGTTTTTTGAGAATATGTTGCTCTTTTGCGAAAGAGGGGGGCGGACTTAAAAACAGCTTTTGGTATAATGGGGGTTAGAGGTGAAGGCGGCATGGAGAAAAAGGTAGAAGGTTTGACTATCGAGTGCGT
It encodes:
- a CDS encoding endonuclease III domain-containing protein, yielding MSSLIPPYCELKGEEIVAGLRGIAVDPRDFVAYWVYLSTRDPFAVLVATLLSQHSTDRKALEVYRRLVQVVKNLSPASFLNCEEQELAEILRPVGLHRRKAKLLRTLAREVVDFDLKALSNLPTFEARQRLLRLPGVGPKTADVLLLHLGHPLFPVDTHIARITWRLSWAKRPCYEEIQKVWMELFSPEDYQEAHLRLIQWGREICQARKPRCFTCFLRICCSFAKEGGGLKNSFWYNGG